The following proteins are encoded in a genomic region of Cygnus olor isolate bCygOlo1 chromosome 23, bCygOlo1.pri.v2, whole genome shotgun sequence:
- the SFPQ gene encoding splicing factor, proline- and glutamine-rich isoform X2: MSRDRFRSRGGGGGGFHRRGGGGGRGGPNHDFRSPPPGMGMGQNRGPMGGGPQGPGGPPGGGPKPEPPKPPASTSAPPPSSSSSASTTAGPAGSQPGPGAPPPAALPAGQPPQQQAQGSAPASAPPGPGGQPQPQPKPSPSPTPAGGPKKGQGQSPGGGPKGPGGPQQGPGGPHKGGPGHRGGPGGEPRGRGQQHQGQQSLSSQQGPAGGGGGEKLSDEGFKANLSLLRRPGEKTYTQRCRLFVGNLPADITDEDFKRLFAKYGEPGEVFINKGKGFGFIKLESRALAEIAKAELDDTPMRGRQLRVRFATHAAALSVRNLSPYVSNELLEEAFSQFGPVERAVVIVDDRGRSTGKGIVEFASKPAARKAFERCTEGVFLLTTTPRPVIVEPLEQLDDEDGLPEKLAQKNPMYQKERETPPRFAQPGSFEFEYSQRWKSLDEMEKQQREQVAKNMKDAKDKLESEMEDAYHEHQANLLRQDLMRRQEELRRMEELHNQEMQKRKEIQLRQEEERRRREEEMMIRQREMEEQMRRQREENYSRMGYMDPRERDMRMGGATTMNMGDPYASAAQKFPPLGGGGGIGYEANPGVGQAAMSGSMMGSDMVKMQAE, from the exons atGTCGCGGGATCGGTTCCGTAGCcgtggcggcggcggtggcggctTCCAccggcgaggcggcggcggtggcCGCGGCGGCCCCAACCACGATttccgctccccgccgcccggcaTGGGGATGGGCCAGAACCGCGGGCCTATGGGGGGCGGCCCGCAGGGCCCGGGCGGCCCGCCGGGCGGCGGCCCGAAGCCCGAACCGCCGAAGCCGCCCGCGTCAACCTCGGCTCCGCCGCCTTCGTCTTCTTCGTCCGCCTCTACCACGGCGGGGCCCGCCGGCAGCCAGCCCGGACCTGGGGCGCCTCCGCCGGCCGCTCTGCCCGCGGGGCAgccgccgcagcagcaggcgCAGGGCTCCGCGCCCGCCTcagctccccccggccccggcgggcaGCCTCAGCCGCAGCCTAAgccgagccccagccccacgccggCCGGAGGCCCTAAGAAAGGCCAAGGACAGTCGCCCGGCGGCGGGCCCAAGGGGCCGGGCGGGCCCCAGCAGGGGCCGGGCGGGCCGCATAAAGGCGGGCCGGGCCACCGCGGCGGGCCGGGCGGAgagccgcggggccgcgggcagcagcaccagggacaGCAGAGCCTCTCGTCGCAGCAGGGCCCGGCCGGAGGCGGCGGAGGCGAAAAGCTTTCGGACGAG GGTTTTAAAGCGAATCTCTCGCTTCTGAGGCGGCCCGGGGAGAAGACCTATACTCAGCGCTGCCGTTTGTTTGTGGGGAATTTGCCTGCTGATATAACGGATGAAGACTTTAAGAGGTTGTTTGCCAAGTATGGGGAGCCAGGAGAGGTTTTTATCAACAAAGGGAAAGGCTTTGGATTCATTAAACTG GAATCCAGAGCTCTTGCAGAAATCGCGAAGGCAGAATTGGATGATACCCCTATGAGGGGTCGACAGCTTCGTGTTCGGTTTGCCAcacatgctgctgctctttcagtGCGTAATCTGTCACCTTATGTCTCCAACGAGTTACTCGAGGAAGCATTTTCCCAGTTTGGTCCAGTGGAAAGAGCTGTTGTGATTGTAGATGATCGAGGTAGATCAACAGGAAAAGGCATTGTTGAATTTGCGTCAAAGCCAGCTGCTCGAAAGGCATTTGAACGGTGTACTGAAGGAGTGTTTTTGTTGACAAC CACTCCTAGGCCGGTTATTGTGGAACCACTGGAACAACTGGATGATGAAGATGGTCTTCCAGAAAAGCTTGCTCAGAAGAATCCAATGTATCAAAA gGAAAGAGAGACTCCTCCCCGTTTTGCTCAGCCTGGCAGTTTTGAATTTGAATATTCCCAGAGGTGGAAATCTttagatgaaatggaaaaacagcagagagaacaagtggcaaaaaacatgaaagatgcCAAGGACAAACTTGAAAGTGAGATGGAAGATGCTTATCATGAGCATCAGGCAAACCTCTTGCGTCAAG ATCTTATGAGGCGTCAGGAGGAACTGAGACGTATGGAAGAACTCCATAATCAAGAAATGCAGAAACGCAAGGAAATCCAGCTGAG gcaggaggaggagcgTCGCAGGCGAGAAGAAGAAATGATGATACGTCAGCGAGAGATGGAAGAACAGATGAGAAGACAGAGGGAAGAGAATTATAGTAGAATGGGTTACATGGATCCA agggagagagacatGAGAATGGGTGGTGCCACCACAATGAACATGGGAG aTCCTTATGCTTCTGCAGCCCAGAAATTTCCACCTCTCGGAGGTGGTGGCGGCATAGGTTATGAAGCTAATCCAGGAGTTGGCCAAGCAGCCATGAGTGGTTCTATGATGGGAAGTGACATG GTGAAGATGCAAGCTGAGTGA
- the SFPQ gene encoding splicing factor, proline- and glutamine-rich isoform X1 — MSRDRFRSRGGGGGGFHRRGGGGGRGGPNHDFRSPPPGMGMGQNRGPMGGGPQGPGGPPGGGPKPEPPKPPASTSAPPPSSSSSASTTAGPAGSQPGPGAPPPAALPAGQPPQQQAQGSAPASAPPGPGGQPQPQPKPSPSPTPAGGPKKGQGQSPGGGPKGPGGPQQGPGGPHKGGPGHRGGPGGEPRGRGQQHQGQQSLSSQQGPAGGGGGEKLSDEGFKANLSLLRRPGEKTYTQRCRLFVGNLPADITDEDFKRLFAKYGEPGEVFINKGKGFGFIKLESRALAEIAKAELDDTPMRGRQLRVRFATHAAALSVRNLSPYVSNELLEEAFSQFGPVERAVVIVDDRGRSTGKGIVEFASKPAARKAFERCTEGVFLLTTTPRPVIVEPLEQLDDEDGLPEKLAQKNPMYQKERETPPRFAQPGSFEFEYSQRWKSLDEMEKQQREQVAKNMKDAKDKLESEMEDAYHEHQANLLRQDLMRRQEELRRMEELHNQEMQKRKEIQLRQEEERRRREEEMMIRQREMEEQMRRQREENYSRMGYMDPRERDMRMGGATTMNMGDPYASAAQKFPPLGGGGGIGYEANPGVGQAAMSGSMMGSDMRPERFGQGGAGPVGGQGPRGMGPGTPTGYGRGREEYEGPNKKPRF; from the exons atGTCGCGGGATCGGTTCCGTAGCcgtggcggcggcggtggcggctTCCAccggcgaggcggcggcggtggcCGCGGCGGCCCCAACCACGATttccgctccccgccgcccggcaTGGGGATGGGCCAGAACCGCGGGCCTATGGGGGGCGGCCCGCAGGGCCCGGGCGGCCCGCCGGGCGGCGGCCCGAAGCCCGAACCGCCGAAGCCGCCCGCGTCAACCTCGGCTCCGCCGCCTTCGTCTTCTTCGTCCGCCTCTACCACGGCGGGGCCCGCCGGCAGCCAGCCCGGACCTGGGGCGCCTCCGCCGGCCGCTCTGCCCGCGGGGCAgccgccgcagcagcaggcgCAGGGCTCCGCGCCCGCCTcagctccccccggccccggcgggcaGCCTCAGCCGCAGCCTAAgccgagccccagccccacgccggCCGGAGGCCCTAAGAAAGGCCAAGGACAGTCGCCCGGCGGCGGGCCCAAGGGGCCGGGCGGGCCCCAGCAGGGGCCGGGCGGGCCGCATAAAGGCGGGCCGGGCCACCGCGGCGGGCCGGGCGGAgagccgcggggccgcgggcagcagcaccagggacaGCAGAGCCTCTCGTCGCAGCAGGGCCCGGCCGGAGGCGGCGGAGGCGAAAAGCTTTCGGACGAG GGTTTTAAAGCGAATCTCTCGCTTCTGAGGCGGCCCGGGGAGAAGACCTATACTCAGCGCTGCCGTTTGTTTGTGGGGAATTTGCCTGCTGATATAACGGATGAAGACTTTAAGAGGTTGTTTGCCAAGTATGGGGAGCCAGGAGAGGTTTTTATCAACAAAGGGAAAGGCTTTGGATTCATTAAACTG GAATCCAGAGCTCTTGCAGAAATCGCGAAGGCAGAATTGGATGATACCCCTATGAGGGGTCGACAGCTTCGTGTTCGGTTTGCCAcacatgctgctgctctttcagtGCGTAATCTGTCACCTTATGTCTCCAACGAGTTACTCGAGGAAGCATTTTCCCAGTTTGGTCCAGTGGAAAGAGCTGTTGTGATTGTAGATGATCGAGGTAGATCAACAGGAAAAGGCATTGTTGAATTTGCGTCAAAGCCAGCTGCTCGAAAGGCATTTGAACGGTGTACTGAAGGAGTGTTTTTGTTGACAAC CACTCCTAGGCCGGTTATTGTGGAACCACTGGAACAACTGGATGATGAAGATGGTCTTCCAGAAAAGCTTGCTCAGAAGAATCCAATGTATCAAAA gGAAAGAGAGACTCCTCCCCGTTTTGCTCAGCCTGGCAGTTTTGAATTTGAATATTCCCAGAGGTGGAAATCTttagatgaaatggaaaaacagcagagagaacaagtggcaaaaaacatgaaagatgcCAAGGACAAACTTGAAAGTGAGATGGAAGATGCTTATCATGAGCATCAGGCAAACCTCTTGCGTCAAG ATCTTATGAGGCGTCAGGAGGAACTGAGACGTATGGAAGAACTCCATAATCAAGAAATGCAGAAACGCAAGGAAATCCAGCTGAG gcaggaggaggagcgTCGCAGGCGAGAAGAAGAAATGATGATACGTCAGCGAGAGATGGAAGAACAGATGAGAAGACAGAGGGAAGAGAATTATAGTAGAATGGGTTACATGGATCCA agggagagagacatGAGAATGGGTGGTGCCACCACAATGAACATGGGAG aTCCTTATGCTTCTGCAGCCCAGAAATTTCCACCTCTCGGAGGTGGTGGCGGCATAGGTTATGAAGCTAATCCAGGAGTTGGCCAAGCAGCCATGAGTGGTTCTATGATGGGAAGTGACATG CGTCCTGAACGCTTTGGGCAGGGAGGTGCGGGGCCTGTGGGTGGCCAGGGTCCTAGAGGAATGGGGCCTGGAACGCCAACAGGATATGGTAGAGGGAGAGAAGAATATGAAGGCCCAAACAAAAAGCCCCGATTTTAG